A part of Thermocrinis albus DSM 14484 genomic DNA contains:
- a CDS encoding aspartate aminotransferase family protein — MWLMETYQRLPVRFVKGKGVYLYDEKGKRYLDLVSGIAVNALGYGDRDQVKAICHQAKKLIHVSNLFENPWQEKLAKLLVERFWTKGRVFFCNSGTEANEAAIKLVRRYFRLRGEDRYRIITFQNSFHGRTFGSMSATAQKKIQTGFEPLLEGFDYAIFNDISSVEKLITDKTAAVMLEIVQGEGGVRVADRQFLEDLQKLCRERGLLLLLDEVQTGIGRTGKFYAYQHFQLEPDIITLAKGLGGGVPIGALLAREEVAKAFDAGSHGSTFGGNPLACASALVVVEKVSELLDHVREVGEYFMERLAALGRGEVRGMGLMLALELESNCKEVVLKALEKGLVINCTAKKVLRFVPPLILQKRHVDIAVRILRRVLEEVG; from the coding sequence ATGTGGTTGATGGAAACCTATCAGAGACTTCCGGTAAGGTTCGTGAAGGGTAAAGGTGTTTATCTTTACGATGAAAAGGGTAAAAGATATCTGGATCTGGTGAGCGGGATAGCGGTCAACGCTTTGGGATACGGCGATAGGGATCAGGTGAAAGCCATATGCCATCAGGCAAAGAAACTGATACATGTCTCTAACCTCTTTGAAAACCCTTGGCAGGAGAAACTGGCTAAGCTCCTTGTGGAGAGGTTCTGGACAAAGGGTAGGGTGTTTTTCTGTAACAGTGGTACAGAGGCCAACGAAGCGGCCATAAAGCTGGTGAGGAGATACTTCAGGCTCAGAGGAGAGGACAGATACAGGATAATAACCTTTCAGAACTCTTTTCACGGAAGAACCTTTGGTTCTATGTCGGCCACAGCTCAGAAAAAGATTCAGACCGGTTTTGAACCTCTTCTGGAAGGTTTTGATTACGCCATCTTTAACGACATATCCTCGGTAGAGAAACTTATAACTGATAAGACAGCGGCCGTCATGTTGGAGATAGTGCAGGGAGAAGGTGGTGTGCGCGTGGCAGACAGACAGTTTCTTGAGGATCTTCAGAAGTTGTGTAGGGAGAGAGGTTTGCTCCTCCTTCTGGACGAAGTGCAAACAGGTATAGGAAGGACAGGGAAGTTTTACGCTTACCAACATTTTCAACTGGAACCTGACATCATCACTCTGGCTAAGGGACTGGGGGGAGGTGTTCCTATAGGAGCCCTCTTAGCACGTGAGGAAGTGGCAAAGGCTTTTGATGCGGGTTCTCATGGATCCACTTTCGGTGGCAACCCACTGGCATGTGCCTCTGCCCTTGTGGTGGTGGAGAAAGTGTCAGAGCTTTTGGATCACGTGAGAGAGGTGGGAGAGTACTTTATGGAGCGTCTTGCTGCTCTCGGGAGAGGAGAGGTGAGAGGTATGGGGCTTATGCTGGCTTTGGAGCTGGAAAGCAACTGCAAAGAGGTGGTTCTAAAAGCGTTGGAGAAAGGACTGGTCATCAACTGTACTGCAAAGAAGGTTCTCCGTTTTGTACCACCTTTGATACTTCAGAAAAGACACGTAGACATCGCTGTCAGAATACTACGCCGTGTTCTTGAAGAAGTTGGGTGA
- a CDS encoding KUP/HAK/KT family potassium transporter, with product MGHAVLKDVRDAVRAMGAVFGDIGTSPLYTLTVVVLLTKPSPHEILGVVSLIFWTLVILVTVQYSWFAMNLSIKGEGGTVVLGEIAKSLTKSNRLKAFYTFLVFVGLSFLMGDGVITPAITILSSSEGLRLVPGLEHLSQGEVVLIAIAITVFLFALQPRGTGKIGDMFGPIMLLWFSSIGLIGLYYVMQEPSVLRALSPHYALEFLLRDPFKAFVALSEVFLAATGGEAMYADMGHLGRVAIRRAWMFVFPMLVLNYLGQAVYVMKNPNAAERGVFYESAHSLLGDVLYVPFILLVIMAGVIASQALISGVFSIVFQAINIRIFPLLHVKHTSTELSTQIYIPTVNWMLMLGVIFMYFTFWTSDSMAAAYGFAVSTVMVITGFFLLFIHIMQRHIFYAVGSLFLLLVDLAFFLSNSYKIPHGAYWSLAFASLPLSVMLLYTAGQRKLYRKMSFMPFKDFLLTFEKFYQQNPKIKGSAIFLVRDLRFVPPYVVQTIFQQGILYEDNVFLSLVKKDEPFGVETLLKGSIATGLRLVEIKYGYMEILDIEKELRKAGIEERVIFYGVEQVYTEKILWKIFGWIKRSTPSFVEFYQFPPHKLHGVTVRVEF from the coding sequence ATGGGCCATGCCGTGCTTAAGGATGTGAGAGATGCAGTAAGGGCTATGGGGGCCGTGTTTGGTGATATCGGTACGAGCCCCCTCTACACTCTCACGGTAGTGGTTCTCCTCACCAAACCTTCACCTCACGAGATTCTGGGAGTGGTATCCCTTATCTTCTGGACGCTGGTGATTCTGGTAACTGTTCAGTACTCTTGGTTTGCCATGAACCTCAGTATAAAGGGTGAGGGAGGTACGGTGGTTCTGGGAGAGATAGCCAAGAGCCTCACAAAGAGTAACAGATTGAAGGCTTTCTACACCTTTCTCGTCTTTGTGGGTCTCAGTTTCTTGATGGGTGATGGCGTCATAACACCGGCCATCACCATACTGAGCTCCTCGGAAGGTCTAAGACTGGTACCTGGTCTTGAACACCTATCTCAGGGTGAGGTGGTTCTCATAGCTATAGCCATAACGGTTTTTCTCTTTGCCCTTCAGCCTAGAGGGACAGGAAAGATAGGGGACATGTTTGGTCCCATAATGCTTTTGTGGTTCAGCTCCATAGGTCTCATAGGTCTTTACTACGTGATGCAGGAACCTTCTGTACTGCGTGCTTTGAGCCCCCACTACGCCTTAGAGTTTCTACTTCGTGATCCTTTCAAAGCTTTCGTGGCACTGTCGGAGGTTTTCCTGGCAGCTACAGGTGGAGAGGCTATGTACGCAGATATGGGACACTTAGGAAGAGTGGCTATAAGACGCGCGTGGATGTTCGTATTTCCCATGTTGGTGCTCAACTACCTTGGTCAAGCTGTGTACGTTATGAAGAATCCCAACGCAGCGGAGAGAGGAGTGTTTTATGAGTCGGCCCATTCTCTCTTGGGTGACGTTCTGTATGTGCCCTTCATACTCCTCGTCATAATGGCCGGTGTTATAGCTTCTCAGGCCCTCATAAGCGGTGTCTTCTCCATAGTGTTTCAAGCCATCAACATCCGCATATTCCCCTTACTACATGTAAAACACACCTCCACTGAGCTCAGCACCCAGATATACATACCCACCGTAAACTGGATGCTGATGCTGGGTGTCATTTTTATGTACTTCACCTTCTGGACCTCCGATAGCATGGCGGCGGCTTACGGCTTTGCCGTCAGCACAGTGATGGTAATAACGGGTTTTTTCCTGCTCTTTATACACATAATGCAAAGACACATATTCTACGCGGTAGGCTCCCTCTTTCTTTTGCTGGTGGATCTGGCCTTCTTCTTATCTAACTCTTACAAAATTCCCCACGGTGCTTACTGGTCCCTGGCTTTTGCCAGCCTTCCCCTCTCTGTAATGCTTCTCTACACGGCAGGCCAGCGAAAACTCTATAGGAAGATGAGTTTTATGCCCTTCAAGGACTTCCTCCTGACCTTTGAAAAATTCTATCAGCAGAATCCTAAAATAAAGGGTTCGGCTATCTTTCTGGTGAGAGATCTCAGGTTTGTCCCTCCCTACGTGGTTCAGACCATATTTCAGCAAGGTATCCTCTACGAGGATAACGTATTCCTGTCTCTCGTCAAAAAAGACGAGCCTTTTGGCGTGGAAACCCTTCTGAAGGGAAGTATAGCCACTGGCTTGAGGTTGGTGGAGATAAAGTACGGCTACATGGAGATACTGGACATAGAAAAAGAACTCAGAAAGGCAGGTATAGAGGAGAGAGTTATATTTTATGGTGTGGAGCAGGTGTACACTGAAAAGATCCTGTGGAAGATCTTCGGATGGATAAAACGTAGTACGCCTAGCTTTGTGGAGTTTTACCAATTTCCTCCCCATAAGCTGCACGGTGTCACTGTTAGGGTAGAGTTTTGA
- a CDS encoding peroxiredoxin, with protein sequence MAKLKEGDRAPDFCLKGLDERGEEKEICLGDLLKRGPLVLYFYPKDDTPGCTQEACDFRDNLERLVSKGYQVVGVSPDSLESHRKFRQKYNLNFPLLSDPENKVSSMYGAYGKKKMYGKEVEGIIRSTFVIDTGGVIKKAYYNVKAKGHVEKLLSEI encoded by the coding sequence ATGGCTAAGTTGAAGGAAGGCGACAGAGCTCCTGACTTTTGCCTGAAAGGTTTGGATGAGAGAGGTGAAGAGAAGGAGATATGCTTAGGGGATCTCCTGAAGAGGGGTCCCCTCGTCCTCTACTTTTATCCTAAGGACGACACACCAGGTTGTACACAGGAAGCGTGTGACTTTAGAGATAACCTTGAAAGACTTGTTTCTAAGGGTTACCAGGTGGTGGGTGTAAGTCCGGACTCTTTAGAGTCTCATAGAAAGTTCCGGCAGAAGTACAATCTGAACTTTCCCCTTTTAAGTGATCCGGAGAACAAGGTGTCTTCTATGTACGGAGCTTACGGCAAGAAGAAAATGTACGGTAAAGAGGTGGAAGGTATCATAAGGAGTACCTTTGTGATAGACACCGGTGGTGTTATAAAGAAGGCATACTACAACGTAAAGGCAAAGGGACACGTAGAAAAACTCTTATCGGAGATATGA
- a CDS encoding YbgA family protein, whose product MSHVRPLLVVSACLLGDPVRYDGGTVDDPFVRSLASLCDVIKVCPEVGAGLGVPRARIILFRKEGHIRAFQPGKGVDVTDKLLTFSRDFIERCPEPDGFILKGKSPSCSVSSSAILYQDPMGTKFLYKSKGIFASALLEAYPLLPIVDEKLLKNPEIRQHFVLRVFALADVRISLEKAQNLNHIMELHRRHKYFLMLHSQVALKKMGRFLAEAKGRPLQEVKDFYRAAFLSATHRRPSLGQWTNVFLHIFGHISTFLKPKEKEHFMKLLDHFRQRKIGQEVLLELLRNWAYRFDNNYLLEQSLLNYASLYTELKASLTSPTR is encoded by the coding sequence ATGAGCCACGTCAGGCCACTCCTTGTGGTAAGTGCTTGCCTTTTGGGGGATCCGGTGAGGTACGACGGTGGTACGGTAGATGATCCCTTCGTTCGTTCTTTGGCAAGCTTGTGCGACGTGATAAAGGTATGTCCCGAGGTAGGAGCAGGACTTGGTGTGCCGAGGGCAAGAATAATACTTTTCAGAAAGGAAGGTCATATAAGGGCTTTTCAGCCTGGAAAAGGTGTGGACGTGACGGACAAGCTCCTTACCTTCTCCCGAGATTTCATAGAGAGATGTCCTGAACCAGACGGTTTTATACTGAAGGGGAAATCTCCTTCCTGTAGTGTGTCCTCCTCTGCCATCCTGTACCAGGATCCTATGGGTACCAAGTTTCTCTACAAAAGTAAAGGTATCTTTGCCTCTGCTCTCTTGGAGGCTTACCCTCTTTTACCTATAGTGGATGAGAAGCTCCTCAAGAATCCGGAGATAAGACAACATTTTGTGTTGAGAGTGTTTGCCTTGGCCGACGTGAGGATATCCCTTGAAAAGGCTCAAAATTTAAACCACATTATGGAACTTCACAGAAGACATAAGTACTTTCTTATGCTCCATTCCCAGGTGGCCCTAAAGAAGATGGGTAGATTTTTGGCGGAGGCAAAAGGTAGACCTCTTCAGGAGGTAAAGGATTTCTACAGAGCAGCTTTTCTCTCCGCTACCCACCGCAGACCTTCCTTGGGCCAGTGGACCAACGTTTTCCTTCACATCTTTGGCCACATATCCACCTTTCTAAAGCCTAAGGAAAAGGAGCATTTTATGAAACTGTTAGACCACTTTCGTCAGAGGAAGATAGGCCAAGAAGTTCTTTTAGAACTCCTAAGGAACTGGGCTTACAGGTTTGACAACAACTACCTTTTGGAACAGAGCCTTCTTAACTACGCTTCTCTGTACACAGAACTGAAGGCTTCTTTGACCTCACCTACCAGGTAG
- a CDS encoding bifunctional folylpolyglutamate synthase/dihydrofolate synthase: protein MELYRLFQGRDYKIVPTLDRIMKAAKYAGLSPPSYPSIQIGGTNGKGSTCAFVERILREHGLKTGWFVSPHLVEERERWRVNGQYMPQERLREYVKELSGIIERFELTYFEACTLLALRYFEDEKVDVAVFEVGMGGRWDATKVCMPVVCAITNVERDHVRWLGTNPESRAEEKLGIYREGFPLVLGSMRYPLYPKALELCRQEDLVVAGVDFQAYGKVEGDTTLLESFVGERLKISNTPLGLWGKWQIGNAGIALAVVERFIQPEEEKVKRALTSTRWEGRMEILRRKPLLMVDGAHNVDSIKKVVQEVKKHIKGVVPVFSALRDKEWEESITFLRTVWDRIYLVPIKHHRGEDISRLLQKAKELNFKEIVLLESAMDVVSLKEDLLVIGSLYLVGEVKEAFSSVYREA from the coding sequence ATGGAACTTTATAGGTTGTTTCAAGGAAGAGACTACAAGATAGTTCCCACCCTTGATAGAATCATGAAGGCGGCAAAGTACGCAGGCCTCTCTCCACCCTCTTACCCTTCCATCCAGATAGGTGGTACCAACGGTAAAGGCTCCACCTGTGCCTTTGTGGAGAGGATCCTTAGGGAACACGGCCTCAAGACGGGCTGGTTTGTATCTCCTCATCTGGTGGAAGAGAGGGAACGGTGGCGCGTGAACGGTCAGTACATGCCTCAGGAGAGACTCAGAGAGTACGTAAAGGAACTATCTGGGATAATAGAACGTTTTGAGCTTACTTACTTTGAAGCGTGCACCCTCTTAGCCTTAAGATACTTTGAGGACGAAAAGGTAGATGTGGCCGTCTTTGAGGTAGGTATGGGGGGAAGGTGGGATGCCACTAAGGTGTGTATGCCTGTGGTTTGTGCCATAACCAACGTGGAGAGAGATCACGTTAGGTGGCTTGGGACTAACCCCGAAAGTAGGGCAGAGGAAAAACTGGGTATATACAGGGAAGGGTTTCCTCTCGTATTGGGTAGTATGAGATATCCCCTATACCCTAAAGCGTTGGAGCTGTGCCGACAGGAAGACCTGGTGGTGGCCGGTGTGGACTTTCAGGCTTACGGAAAGGTGGAGGGTGATACTACCCTTCTGGAGAGTTTTGTGGGTGAGAGGTTGAAGATAAGTAATACACCCCTTGGACTTTGGGGAAAGTGGCAGATAGGCAACGCAGGGATAGCTCTGGCAGTGGTGGAGAGGTTCATACAGCCTGAGGAAGAAAAGGTGAAGAGAGCTCTAACCTCCACCAGGTGGGAAGGTAGGATGGAGATACTACGGCGCAAACCCTTGCTGATGGTGGATGGTGCCCATAACGTGGATAGCATAAAGAAGGTGGTGCAAGAGGTAAAGAAACACATAAAGGGAGTTGTACCCGTCTTCTCTGCCCTCAGAGATAAAGAATGGGAGGAGAGCATCACCTTTCTGAGAACAGTGTGGGATCGCATATATCTGGTGCCCATAAAACACCACAGGGGTGAGGACATATCCCGACTGCTGCAGAAGGCAAAAGAACTGAACTTTAAGGAGATTGTGCTTTTGGAGAGTGCGATGGATGTGGTTTCCTTAAAGGAGGATCTTCTGGTGATAGGTTCTCTCTACCTGGTAGGTGAGGTCAAAGAAGCCTTCAGTTCTGTGTACAGAGAAGCGTAG
- a CDS encoding FAD:protein FMN transferase, with translation MILLLLLFLSSAFAELHVFHLMGTYAFVELPEGKAYEAYRYMKSLEEKLSDYIESSEVSAINREAGKNYVRVSEETLEVIEKALEVSRKTYGVFDITAGALTIRSWRLKEISEEEAKKLINYKDVVVKGRDVLLRKKGMAIDLGGIGKGFAVQKAYQHLKTAWGFIAIAGDMKVWGHSRLLAVEDPIKGGVLLEGYNKKDLCLSTSSNKDRRHIWGTETYVVQVTVAYDDCTFADAFATALYAMTDQQRERFLRENPHVGVLILYQDGSLYMNSSFRRYFQDLRLYNY, from the coding sequence ATGATCCTTCTCCTGCTTCTCTTTCTTTCTTCCGCCTTTGCGGAACTTCACGTTTTTCATTTAATGGGCACCTACGCCTTTGTGGAGCTACCCGAAGGGAAAGCTTACGAAGCTTACAGGTACATGAAGAGTTTGGAGGAGAAACTCTCCGACTATATAGAGAGTTCGGAAGTGAGTGCCATAAACAGGGAGGCTGGTAAGAACTACGTACGGGTCTCAGAGGAAACGCTGGAGGTCATAGAAAAGGCCTTAGAGGTTTCTCGAAAGACTTACGGAGTGTTTGATATAACGGCGGGCGCTCTCACCATAAGAAGCTGGAGACTTAAGGAGATCTCTGAGGAGGAAGCTAAGAAGCTTATCAACTACAAGGACGTGGTGGTAAAGGGAAGAGATGTTCTCCTCAGGAAAAAGGGTATGGCTATAGATCTGGGTGGTATAGGTAAAGGTTTCGCTGTGCAGAAGGCTTACCAACATCTTAAAACAGCGTGGGGTTTCATAGCCATAGCGGGAGATATGAAGGTATGGGGTCACAGCAGACTTCTGGCGGTGGAAGATCCTATAAAGGGCGGAGTTCTCCTTGAAGGTTACAACAAAAAAGATCTGTGTCTTTCCACCTCCAGCAACAAAGACAGGAGACACATATGGGGTACAGAAACTTACGTGGTGCAGGTTACGGTGGCTTACGATGACTGTACCTTTGCAGACGCTTTTGCTACCGCTCTGTATGCCATGACAGATCAACAGAGGGAACGCTTCCTTCGGGAGAACCCTCATGTGGGTGTGTTGATACTCTATCAGGACGGTAGCCTTTATATGAACTCCTCCTTCAGAAGATACTTCCAAGATCTTCGGCTTTACAATTATTAG
- a CDS encoding ATP-dependent DNA ligase — translation MKFIELAQYFKELENTTSRLHMADILYRLLKSCSGEEVDKVIYLTLGELLPPFTGVEMGISEKLSLEAISKATGTKLSQVESIYRQTGDIGETAATLIKWEGKGLSVVQVYDELLKIAKTRGTLDKLMALISLLRGLSPLCAKYVMRIVVGRLRLGVGEATLLDALAMLAGNRNWRQDIERAYNLCSDLGLVARTLLEKGIEGVKGMKLQVGYPVRMALAERVSSAEEIIKRLGKCAVEAKYDGLRLQIHKSKDRVEIYSRNLERMTEMFPDITSAVLSALAHVEDIIFEGEAISYDEETGEFHPFQITIQRKRKYGVYQYSKEYPLKLFSFDLLYVNGNDMTEEPFIERRRTLENLLSGKQDTILLSEMRIVETAKEIEEFFQDAVSRGLEGIMAKRLDAPYTAGSRNFNWIKLKRSYRGALTDTVDVVIVGYFYGKGARAKLGIGALLTAVYDPSTDTFKTISKVGSGFTEDEWIRLKNLLDEIKLPHRHARVDSILEADVWVEPKYVVTVTADEITRSPLHTAGRTITEPGYALRFPRAVGFIRIDKKPEDATTVEEILRLYQLQRKVSTEGET, via the coding sequence ATGAAGTTTATAGAACTTGCCCAGTACTTTAAAGAGCTGGAGAACACCACCAGCAGACTGCATATGGCTGACATCCTCTACAGACTTCTCAAGTCTTGCAGCGGAGAAGAGGTAGATAAGGTGATTTATCTCACGCTGGGGGAACTTCTCCCACCCTTCACAGGAGTGGAGATGGGTATATCGGAGAAACTCTCCTTGGAAGCCATCTCCAAGGCGACGGGAACTAAGTTGTCGCAGGTGGAGAGTATCTACAGACAGACGGGAGATATAGGAGAAACAGCCGCCACCTTGATAAAGTGGGAGGGGAAAGGTCTTTCTGTGGTACAGGTTTACGATGAGCTTCTCAAAATAGCCAAAACGAGGGGAACTTTGGACAAGCTGATGGCCCTAATAAGTTTGCTGAGGGGTCTCTCTCCTCTGTGTGCCAAGTACGTTATGCGTATCGTGGTAGGAAGACTGAGGTTAGGCGTGGGAGAGGCCACCTTACTGGACGCTTTGGCCATGCTGGCGGGGAACAGAAACTGGCGCCAGGATATAGAAAGGGCCTACAATCTGTGTTCCGATCTGGGATTGGTGGCCAGAACCCTTTTGGAGAAGGGGATAGAGGGAGTGAAAGGTATGAAGCTACAGGTAGGTTATCCCGTGAGGATGGCCCTGGCAGAGAGGGTATCTTCTGCGGAGGAGATCATAAAGAGGCTGGGAAAATGTGCTGTGGAAGCCAAGTATGACGGCCTACGTCTCCAGATTCACAAAAGTAAGGACAGGGTGGAGATATACTCCAGAAATCTGGAACGGATGACGGAGATGTTTCCTGACATAACCTCCGCTGTTCTTTCCGCACTGGCTCATGTGGAGGACATAATCTTTGAAGGAGAAGCGATAAGTTACGACGAAGAGACGGGAGAGTTTCATCCCTTTCAGATAACCATCCAGAGAAAGAGAAAGTACGGTGTTTATCAGTACTCTAAGGAGTATCCCCTCAAGCTTTTCTCCTTTGATCTCCTTTACGTGAACGGTAACGACATGACGGAGGAACCTTTCATAGAGAGAAGGCGCACCTTAGAGAACCTCCTTTCAGGAAAACAGGACACTATCCTTTTGTCAGAGATGAGGATAGTGGAAACAGCCAAAGAGATAGAAGAGTTCTTTCAGGACGCTGTTTCACGGGGTCTTGAGGGTATAATGGCCAAGAGGCTGGATGCTCCCTACACCGCCGGCTCAAGAAACTTCAACTGGATAAAGCTAAAGCGCAGCTACAGGGGTGCGCTGACAGACACGGTGGATGTGGTAATAGTGGGGTACTTTTACGGTAAGGGGGCACGTGCCAAGCTTGGGATAGGAGCTCTTCTCACCGCTGTCTACGATCCTAGCACTGACACTTTTAAAACCATCAGCAAAGTGGGATCCGGTTTCACCGAAGATGAGTGGATAAGGCTCAAGAACCTTCTGGACGAGATAAAACTTCCCCACCGACACGCACGGGTGGACTCTATACTGGAGGCGGACGTATGGGTAGAACCCAAGTACGTGGTTACCGTCACAGCGGACGAAATTACGCGTTCTCCCTTACACACCGCAGGCAGGACCATTACAGAACCCGGCTATGCCCTTCGCTTCCCGAGGGCTGTGGGATTCATCAGGATAGACAAGAAACCTGAAGATGCTACAACGGTAGAGGAAATCCTGAGACTGTACCAGCTTCAGAGGAAAGTGAGTACGGAAGGAGAAACATAA
- a CDS encoding UDP-N-acetylmuramoyl-tripeptide--D-alanyl-D-alanine ligase, translated as MKAYSISVITGGRLIGENCEVKRFVTDSRQVEEGDVFVALKGQKHDGHSFVEEAFRRGAVGVVVEREVPVKEGKFALVVEDSLKALRSIALFKRNNFKGKVVGIAGSAGKTTTKELVAHLLSAVGKVCKTPKNYNSQIGVPLSVANFPEDCDFWVIEMGASAKGDVAKLTQLVIPHVRVITSIGEEHLETFGCLDDVILGNGEILEGMREDHVAVLPSYVAHCYRVERAVLFGEGTPLSAQDLKLTVEGVRFVVKGKEIFLPVPSLALVENILCSLGVMEALGVDWTTLLDKLTTFRPVEGRFRTLSVMGATIIDDSYNANPLSVKKAIESLSLMEGHRIAVLGDMLELGEKAEELHRDVGRWCAEKRIDECIFYGYWMRYAFHEAKRLGVSTIYLEDKGEVVQHLRKKLREGTIILVKGSRGMKMEEVITQLLQEHGVVF; from the coding sequence ATGAAGGCCTACAGTATCAGTGTTATAACGGGTGGTAGACTTATAGGAGAAAACTGTGAGGTGAAGCGTTTTGTCACCGACAGCAGACAGGTGGAGGAAGGGGATGTCTTTGTAGCTTTGAAGGGACAAAAACACGACGGACACAGTTTCGTAGAAGAAGCTTTCAGACGAGGAGCGGTAGGAGTGGTGGTGGAGAGGGAAGTTCCCGTAAAGGAGGGTAAGTTTGCGCTGGTGGTGGAAGACAGTCTGAAGGCACTGCGCAGTATCGCTCTCTTTAAAAGAAACAACTTTAAGGGAAAAGTGGTGGGTATAGCAGGCTCCGCTGGTAAAACCACCACCAAGGAGCTGGTGGCCCACCTTCTGTCGGCAGTAGGTAAGGTGTGCAAAACACCTAAAAATTACAACTCTCAGATAGGAGTGCCCCTATCGGTGGCCAACTTTCCCGAAGACTGTGACTTTTGGGTTATAGAGATGGGTGCCAGTGCCAAAGGGGATGTAGCTAAACTCACCCAGTTGGTGATACCTCACGTGAGGGTTATAACCTCCATAGGTGAGGAACATCTTGAAACCTTTGGATGTCTTGACGACGTGATACTGGGTAACGGTGAGATACTGGAGGGTATGCGGGAGGATCACGTGGCTGTTCTGCCTTCTTACGTGGCTCACTGTTACAGAGTGGAAAGAGCGGTTCTTTTCGGAGAAGGGACGCCTCTGTCTGCGCAAGATCTGAAACTGACGGTGGAAGGTGTGCGTTTCGTGGTGAAGGGAAAGGAGATCTTCCTGCCAGTGCCCAGTTTAGCTCTTGTGGAGAACATCCTGTGTTCCTTGGGAGTTATGGAAGCCTTAGGTGTAGACTGGACTACTCTCCTGGATAAACTGACCACTTTCAGACCTGTTGAGGGACGTTTCCGTACCCTGTCGGTAATGGGTGCTACCATCATAGATGATTCCTACAACGCCAACCCTCTCTCTGTCAAAAAGGCTATAGAAAGCCTGTCTCTCATGGAGGGACACAGAATAGCGGTACTGGGTGATATGTTGGAGTTGGGGGAGAAGGCGGAAGAGCTCCACAGGGATGTGGGTAGATGGTGTGCAGAAAAGAGGATAGACGAGTGTATCTTTTACGGCTACTGGATGCGCTATGCCTTCCACGAAGCGAAGAGATTGGGAGTATCCACCATCTATCTGGAAGATAAGGGAGAGGTGGTCCAGCATCTGAGAAAAAAGCTGAGGGAGGGCACCATCATCCTGGTGAAGGGTTCAAGGGGAATGAAGATGGAAGAGGTCATCACCCAACTTCTTCAAGAACACGGCGTAGTATTCTGA